The proteins below come from a single Sorghum bicolor cultivar BTx623 chromosome 4, Sorghum_bicolor_NCBIv3, whole genome shotgun sequence genomic window:
- the LOC8059051 gene encoding transcription factor SPEECHLESS produces the protein MADGLCELLVDDHCELRHRLSGAEDLFSIIGTTWKEGTNRAGGDGAGGCSSGAMRAYSQSSPAGAVGARPSVNCRKRTGDEEKGSGGGGAPVQKKHKGSAVTDDAAADEGEAKMSHITVERNRRKQMNEHLTVLRSLMPCFYVKRGDQASIIGGVVDYIKELQQVLRSLETKKHRKAYAEQVLSPRPAGGSVSAASPRPLAAVVKSTPPLSPRVAVPISPRTPTPGSPYKPAAAASGAAGTAGSCRLPYPPAAAAYMAAASPAITPTSSSSSYSLDQQQQQQHYSMQTTTTTYLPTLDSLVTELAAQAACRPAAAGLNLPDVKVEFAGPNLVLKTVSHRSPGQALKIIAALESLSLEILHVSVSTVDDTMVHSFTIKIGIECELSAEELVQEIQQTLL, from the exons ATGGCGGACGGCCTGTGCGAGCTCCTGGTCGACGACCACTGCGAGCTCCGGCACCGCCTGTCGGGCGCTGAGGACCTCTTCAGCATCATCGGGACTACGTGGAAGGAGGGCACGAACCGCGCCGGCGGTGATGGTGCTGGAGGCTGTTCTTCTGGGGCTATGCGGGCATATAGCCAGAGCTCCCCTGCTGGCGCCGTGGGGGCTAGGCCGTCTGTGAACTGCCGGAAGCGCACGGGCGACGAGGAGaaaggcagcggcggcggcggcgctcccgTGCAGAAGAAGCACAAGGGTTCAGCGGTGACAGATGATGCAGCCGCTGACGAGGGGGAGGCGAAGATGTCACACATCACGGTGGAGCGCAACCGGAGGAAGCAGATGAACGAGCACCTCACCGTGCTACGCTCGCTCATGCCCTGCTTCTACGTCAAGAGG GGAGACCAAGCGTCCATCATAGGAGGGGTGGTGGACTACATCAAGGAGCTTCAGCAGGTGCTGCGTTCGCTGGAGACCAAGAAGCACCGCAAGGCATACGCGGAGCAGGTGCTGAGCCCTCGGCCTGCAGGTGGTAGCGTGTCGGCAGCCAGCCCGCGGCCTCTCGCCGCCGTCGTCAAGTCCACGCCGCCGCTCAGCCCGCGTGTCGCGGTGCCCATAAGCCCCCGGACGCCGACCCCGGGCAGCCCGTAcaagcctgctgctgctgcatccgGCGCGGCTGGAACAGCTGGAAGCTGCAGGCTCCCATACCCGCCTGCCGCTGCCGCCTACATGGCGGCGGCGTCACCGGCGATAACGccaacgtcgtcgtcgtcgtcctactCGCTcgatcagcagcagcagcagcagcactacTCCAtgcagacgacgacgacgacgtaccTGCCGACCCTAGACAGCCTCGTAACCGAGCTCGCCGCGCAGGCAGCCTGCAGGCCAGCGGCGGCCGGCCTCAACCTCCCCGACGTGAAGGTGGAGTTTGCTGGGCCCAACCTGGTGCTCAAGACGGTGTCTCACCGGTCGCCGGGGCAGGCGCTCAAAATCATCGCCGCACTCGAGTCTCTGTCGCTGGAGATCCTTCACGTCAGCGTCAGCACCGTGGACGACACCATGGTGCACTCCTTCACCATCAAG ATTGGGATCGAGTGCGAGCTTAGCGCGGAGGAGCTTGTGCAGGAAATTCAACAAACGTTATTGTGA